One part of the Eulemur rufifrons isolate Redbay chromosome 16, OSU_ERuf_1, whole genome shotgun sequence genome encodes these proteins:
- the UBE2N gene encoding ubiquitin-conjugating enzyme E2 N: protein MAGLPRRIIKETQRLLAEPVPGIKAEPDESNARYFHVVIAGPQDSPFEGGTFKLELFLPEEYPMAAPKVRFMTKIYHPNVDKLGRICLDILKDKWSPALQIRTVLLSIQALLSAPNPDDPLANDVAEQWKTNEAQAIETARAWTRLYAMNNI from the exons GAAACCCAGCGTTTGCTGGCGGAACCAGTTCCTGGCATTAAAGCAGAACCAGATGAGAGCAACGCCCGTTATTTTCATGTGGTCATTGCTGGCCCCCAGGATTCCCCCTTTGAGGGAGGGACTTTTAAACTTGAACTATTCCTTCCAGAAGAATATCCAATGGCAGCTCCTAAAGTACGTTTCATGACCAAAATTTATCATCCTAATGTAGACAAGTTGGGAAGAATATGTTTAGATATTTTGAAAG ATAAATGGTCCCCAGCACTGCAGATCCGCACAGTTCTGCTATCAATCCAGGCTTTGTTAAGTGCTCCCAATCCAGATGATCCGTTAGCAAATGATGTAGCGGAGCAGTGGAAGACCAACGAAGCCCAAGCCATAGAAACAG CTAGAGCATGGACTAGGCTATATGCCATGAATAATATTTAA